From Candoia aspera isolate rCanAsp1 chromosome 4, rCanAsp1.hap2, whole genome shotgun sequence, a single genomic window includes:
- the MBOAT7 gene encoding lysophospholipid acyltransferase 7, with protein sequence MSPDEVVYLAVLLISIPVGFLFKKVGLKTKKYGGAAVGLVLILATCQIHILHSLVTILGTWLIINISPRTCHYLTLGWTFSYLLFFRMVTFFNYPQPTPFANAVQLLLTLKLLSLANEVQELIQAKKQEVTTFTKSPMIGAIPQMPGLVEMLCYSYCYVGLMTGPFYRYRTYHDWLSQLDPSVIPSWQPLLSRSRMIPIFGILFLVVSHFFPLDYVRSDAFYERGLPFRLFYMVPIFFVFRMRFYVAWLCAEGACIAAAFGAYPASAKSRSGGGPTVEYEPLSRSADGEESNIAYDYETIKNIDPHGTDFCVKVKDGMRYWNMTVQWWLAHYIYKSAPFQSYVMRSAWTMLISAYWHGIHPGYYLSFLTIPLCLAAEGAMETGFLRHLSPSGRLFGDWIQWFLKMRAYDYMCMGFVLLTFEDTIRYWNSVYYCIHVGALLFFVLGKVLGAQRKRGSLKGKQGAPENPQLQE encoded by the exons ATGTCACCTGATGAAGTTGTCTACTTGGCGGTCCTTCTCATCTCTATACCTGTTGGCTTCCTCTTCAAGAAAGTGG GTTTGAAGACCAAGAAATACGGGGGAGCTGCTGTAGGACTCGTGCTTATACTGGCCACTTGCCAGATCCACATCCTTCACTCCCTTGTCACCATCCTGGGGACATGGCTTATTATCAATATCTCACCAAG gacttGTCACTACTTGACACTGGGATGGACATTTTCCTACTTACTTTTTTTCCGCATGGTTACTTTCTTCAACTATCCACAGCCAACACCGTTCGCCAACGCTGTGCAACTTTTGCTCACTCTTAAG CTGCTGAGCTTAGCCAACGAGGTGCAAGAACTCATTCAGGCGAAGAAACAGGAAGTGACAACGTTCACCAAGTCTCCAATGATTGGTGCGATTCCCCAAATGCCGGGATTGGTGGAGATGCTGTGCTACAGTTACTGCTATGTGGGGCTTATGACAG GCCCATTTTACCGCTATCGTACATATCATGACTGGTTGAGCCAGCTTGACCCTTCTGTTATACCTAGCTGGCAGCCACTTCTTTCCAGATCCAGAATGATCCCCATCTTCGGAATACTTTTTTTGGTTGTCTCCCACTTCTTCCCCCTTGATTATGTCCGAAGCGATGCCTTCTATGAGAGAGGACTTCCTTTCCGCCTCTTCTACATGGTGCCCATCTTCTTTGTCTTCCGCATGCGCTTCTATGTTGCCTGGCTTTGCGCTGAGGGCGCCTGCATCGCTGCTGCTTTTGGCGCCTATCCAGCCAGTGCCAAGTCTCGATCAGGTGGAGGACCTACTGTGGAATACGAGCCTTTAAGTCG ATCAGCTGATGGGGAAGAATCCAATATTGCCTATGATTATGAGACAATCAAAAACATTGATCCACACGGTACGGACTTTTGTGTCAAAGTGAAGGATGGCATGCGCTATTGGAACATGACTGTCCAGTGGTGGTTGGCACATTACATCTACAAAAGTGCACCTTTTCAATCCTATGTCATGAG GAGCGCCTGGACAATGCTTATCTCCGCCTACTGGCATGGGATCCACCCTGGGTACTACCTCAGTTTCCTTACCATTCCGCTCTGCCTAGCAGCTGAGGGGGCCATGGAGACTGGCTTCTTGAGGCACCTCTCCCCGTCTGGGCGTCTTTTTGGTGACTGGATACAGTGGTTCCTGAAGATGAGGGCCTATGACTACATGTGCATGGGCTTTGTGTTGCTTACCTTTGAGGATACCATTCGCTACTGGAACTCAGTCTATTACTGCATCCATGTGGGAGCTCTGCTTTTCTTCGTGCTGGGAAAAGTGTTGGGGGCCCAGAGGAAACGGGGCTCCCTGAAGGGCAAACAGGGCGCTCCCGAGAACCCCCAGCTGCAGGAATGA